The Alnus glutinosa chromosome 8, dhAlnGlut1.1, whole genome shotgun sequence DNA segment ttattttactggaaatatttatgattatgtttgtcttttttctttttgtcttaaGGGGGAGCATTGACATATACGTTTTAATAGTTTAAGgtgagacattgacacaattggtaaagTGGGGAGGATATTGACAATCGAGTGATAGTTTAAGgagatatgtgtatttttccttaAGATATATTATTGAGTTCAAAAAATCTAAATTATAGTTGTTAGCTATAGTACGTTGTAATAGACTTCATGAACTATAGCTTGAGTTCTTAAACTTaagtttttggtagttttttttttaaaattagtttttaataaaaaaatgattgatatgatataaagtaataagaaattttaaatatgatataaaaagtaaaatgttttgaagttgaatttttctagaaaaaaacGAGGGGCCGGATTTGCTAAACAAATTAGCTCGTGATAAATCCCATGATTTAGCAAGCAAACTAGAGTATGGATTTAGGATTATTCTTAGTGGGTAATATTGATCTCACTCAAATTAATAAcacaagtaaaaaagaaaaaaaaaaaaaaatttatcccaAGCCTTTGCATATATAGCCTGCATGAGTACAAACCTGTAACAAGCGTTTGGCAAGATCTAAAGCAATAAGTCCAGCACTGCAGCCCATCCCACCAAGGTTGTAGCTCAAAACGTTCCCTCTGAGCTTGTATCTGTTCACAACCATGGCTGACAAGGATGGCGTAGGATTGAACAAGCTAGAGTTCACTATAAGAATACCTATATCCTTAACCTTCACCTTGGTTTTTGCTAGCAACTCGTCGATAGCTCCAAAAATCAGCATCTCTGCCTCCTTTCTAGCTTCCTCCACACTCATTTCCCCCGGGATTTCCATCAAAGACTTTGGTCCGTACGTCTTCTGCCCGTACCCTGACCTCTCCATTATCTTCCTTTGAAACGCTAGACTCTCTTCCGAGAAACTCCCGGTAAGCTCAGATCTCTTGAGGAAAAACTCTTTGGTGCACATTTGAGTTGGGTCGGGCTTATAACATGCAAAATCCAACAAGTAAATTTGTCTCGGACGGCACATGAAGTAAAGGGCTGCCAGCAAAACTGCCATTGCCATGCATATAGTTACTGATGTGAGGCTCATGAACTCAAGGTACTGGTTAAGCAAATGGACCAAATCCTCGCCAGAAAGACCAGCGGAAAGTATGGCGATCAGTGGGACAATTAGAATGAGATACATGGCATTGGAGATTAGGTGGTGAAAAGCAAGCTTCACGTGGTTTACGGAATTTGGTTTCATATCTGGGTTTTGTTTCTTCTCACACCCCATTGTTGAACACATGCAAAATATATAGATGATGACTCGAACAAACAACCGATCGAAAAAGAGTTGCTTTAGATTTGCAGAAAGTTAGAAGGAAATTAAAGGGCAAGAAAAAGATAGCTGCAAACTATAAAAGATGGAGAAGTATGGTGTTGAGAATGCGCGCAGTGGGATGTGGCCTGGAgggctttatatatattaatattcaGTGTTGTCAagctattaaaataatatttaatttttacatcTTCCTTGTATTAAtccaattttaaatttatgagaCCTCGTGTTGGGCCTCACAAATATAATGGTAAGTTTAAAATTTAGTTGTACGTagatgtacaaaaaatacataaaagatGTAagtatatcatttctcattacaATTTGACTAATGATTTTTGTATATCACCTTGGTGTACACTTGATGAACACCCAAGTGTACACCAAggtgttgtgcaaataacacatctcattaaattttttttttttttttaaaaaaaaaaaatcaattataacTCCAgatgttttatcatttttgcaattaagtacttaaactttaaaaaatgtaaatttaggatatttatctttcaatttttgttttcaatttcaacaattctttagaattttcttttaaatcttgtcaaaattctaaaatactcatacatgaatctttgaaaatttttataatttttttttttaaaaaaaatacaggggtattttataaattttgatagaatttaacagaaggttgaaattgaaaaaaaaaattgaaaaattgataccctaaattgacacttttaaaaatttgaatatttaattacaaaaataatgaaaaatcaataattataagTGAAAtaattttccttaattttttttaccattaatggatttttcatattttctgttgCATCTAACCATGTGTacttaatacacgtggctaactggccacgtggctacagtaacaaTTACTGTAGCAACGCGgctaattacaattttttttttttttttttggtagtgattCTATGCCTAACATTAACCCTAGCCTGTGAACTACGATCGATGTAAGTTTATAAGAGTAAGATCAACCATAAACAGTATTATGCAGGCGAGGAATATTTAAGATTTTAGACGTGGGAggatgaaattaaaaagaaaaaaattaaagggtaaaaattttattttaaaagaattataggaatattcatttaaaaaaaattgggaaatatCTTGAGGCTGAAGTAGTTTCGCCCCTGGTGTTATGTATTTTTCATCTTGACTCAGGCAGGGGCCGATCGGACCtaaaattttaagtttgaggtaaaaaaaaataaaaaattaaagaggtaaaaatttgattttagaaGGATTATAGaggtattttttaaaaaaaattaaaaattaaaaaagacagCCCACCATGTCTGTCCTTGTCGAGACACAAAATATAACCTAATTAATGAATAACAATGCAAGTATTCTGAGAGTTTTCCCGGAAAATTCTCATATTATTTTCCTTCTAAATTGCATAAAACGCCGTTGCATGCCAACATAAGTTAGCAAACGTGCTCGATCAATATGGATCGGAGTTGATTTTGAAACTCCGACGAGAAATTGTTTCACACAACGTGAGCCAAATGCCCTAACAAAAaggttaaataaaataataaataaataaataaaaaaggtcaGGTTCAtgtataattatttgtctgaatttaagagaatttaaaCAGGtgattatgaaaaattatttataagacCTACTTGactagataaataataattaattgaacaactcaacttttatttaattagataaattttataagtagtcttttaaaattatttgataGACAAATATCGATAACCCAGCTTATATATTAAGTTTTTGGACATTGTTAAATCAGAAATATTAGTCAGCTGTTCTTGGACATTGTGCAATACATGTCAGGCTTAGAATTAATTCCTTTATTTATTAGGTTGTCTAATTCCTTACAGTTGGTAGTCATTTTCGTTCGTGTTATGTTGGGTCGTTGGTTTTCTATGAGTTTAGGAAAATGAGAAAACTACAGTCCTTCTGTACAACTCCCTTACAATTCTAATTACAATGGCGTGGGATTCACGTATAGGCTCCACACTACTGTGAGCAAAAATTATGAGAGAGTTGTGATGTGGTTGTGAGCTAATTAAGTCCGTGAGTTAATGCTAGCTAGCCTGGCTCGgatgtttttctttattttattattttctttttcccaacCGGCCTCTTTTATGACCTGTCTCTTCTCCATGCCTGCAAAACTTTGATGGGCAGTGGGAGGAGATGCGACTAATTACGCCATTACTAATGGTCTGCTCCATAGCTAGCTACTTCTCTGCACCAGTCGCTGTTGTTCGGTACAATAGTAATGAATCACGAAGACCATGAAGACGACGTACCATGTGTGCATGTCCAGTACTTCTCTTCTTCTGTCTGTCGTCTTTATGAGCTCGTTTGTTAAGCTCTAatacattacataatagtgctGGACactattcacttttttttttttttttttttttttttttttctaataacaatcaacataaaaacatttttacatttttcactttttatattacatcaataattttttattattatttaaattaaaaaatttactagaatacaaaattttttcagtacttttttttatgcaaattctttttattttatatcacatcattactttttactaattctaaaacTAACAATctactactctgttctgtactgttctttgccaaacaagcccgaTGATTGGCTATATttacctctcttttttttaatcaattgtACTTAATTCACCTACCTAAATACAAGAACGGAGCTAGGGAGTGGCCAGTAGGGCCATGACCCCCtagttcatttgaaaaaaaataaaaaaataagtatagttTGAATTTCAGTCTATTTGGCCCCTAGCCATTAAAATTTTTGGTCCTACCcgttagaaattttgacaaatttttgcTGTTAAAGTGTGGAGAAATAAACATTTTAGAGCTTATCTGTGTCGATTAGTTCTTTGTGAAACGGTCTataattttttgagaaatataaATGAATTACAGTATGGGTGCAAGCCGAGAACAGAGTAGCAAATTTCTCAACATATTTTGTTTGGAGGTTTTTTCTTAAGTGCTGGGACTTTGGaaagagaaatatttttaaaagaaaatcttGAAAATATTGATCTTTACAAGAGTTAGAATCTTAATGAAGAAATTTTGGGTTAATAGGCGATTCAGCCACACCGTGAAAAGCACCAGTATACCATATTGTGACTGATATTACCTGttgaatgaaatgaaatatttgtttgtattgtaaatgatgtagtatagagttgaaaagaaagaaaaaaaaaagaaaaaaagaaagcataaaggATTGTAGAAaagatgtgttttttttttttttttttttttttttttttcaagcacagaaaaaattcaagaaggcgttgaaaacttgaagatgaagagatatCAAACCCACTtagtatattttgtatttatacattgaccatatattttaatttattttttgtatggcCTCATCCCAACCAAATATCTGGCTTCGTCCCtgcctatatattaaaattgagaaatgGCACACTTTCTAATTATCATAACTACTATCCATGTatggcttttttttctttctttttttttttttttccttttttttaaggaaaattgtTAAATTGGTCTATGTGGTTTGAGGTTCCAAGAACTAACTATTTGGGTTTCAAAAGTAACAAATAACTCATTGTAATATGAATTTCAGTTATTTTCCAACAAAGTCATTACGAAATTATAAATTTACCCTAAAAAGGAAtggaatagaaaagaaaaaaaaaagttttgggttggcacatgttattattatttttataatttttaagggtaaatttgtaatttcataATGACCAtgtcgcaaaaaaaaaaaatggccgaAATACGGAGGGTGTTATTTGTTACATAGACATATCACAAAGAGTTATTTGTCACAACCTCAAATCACATCGACCAAATTAACAAATTTTCCTTCATTTCTAGGTATTGTATGGTCTCAATTGTTTATGAAGGCAATTGTTATACTAGGATAGTAGTTTTATGGACGACCTCATCTCTTTTGCTTATGGATAGTTGAACATTCCTAGTTTGTCAACTTCAAAGCCTCAAAGGCCCAAAGCTAGTTGGGACTCAAAACACTTGTAATCACTGTAATTCATGTCATGAGAAAACTATATTTTTGCGGAAGCATAAGGTCTTAGCACaataaatgcataaaaacttaataagTCAAATGGTATTTTGCTTTCTCTTTGCTTGAGTCACTTGTTGAAAGCATAACATAGAtgcagcaaaagaaaaataagtgaATACTATGATTCCCCCCAAAAACCTAATCATCCCGACCATGTATATCATCATTATCAAAACCTGAAAATAGGAAGAAAGTAAGGGGTGTGCGAAAGGCTTAGAAAGTGTAACACCTCGATAGATTAATTAACTGGCAGGTAATTAACTTCACGGTTCGCCTCTCAGTCCCATTCCACAATGAATAAGACTCTTGAATCTCTACTCctcaaaaagagaatactaTGCAACAGAAACATATAATATCTCAAACAACATTAAATATTACAACCAAAACATCTACTAAGAATCATTATATTAGTTGAAATTATACACTATATACatcatttatataaaatatccaactaaaccttaatatatACACATGCTTCAAACTCCAAGTTTGCTATACACCCAAGGTTACTAATTACCATAAACACCTCCAAAATCCTGTGATGAGTCCTCAGGCATAAACTAGATCACTATCGCTAAGTCAAACAGCCGCATCTGCCTTAATATCCATATCGAATCCAACATCTAAAGGTAGTACAACTATAAAACAACGCATATTTTATaggaacaaaaagaaataagcgtaagtccatgacttaatgagtaataatacacatgatGTACATGTTATCATGTAATGAACTCAGTTATTTAGTAAAAGTTTGTAAATTACAAGGAGTAATATAAATGAAGTCATTtgctaaataaaaataatgtcatggtaatgcattatatatataagttaagggcttaagcctagggttttttttttttttttttgttttttttttttttttgctacctTGGTCTGAAAATAGgcttttacttttttccttaaaatgtATTATATTACAATCTAActcattttcttaatattttcataattttttaataaagaaatcaAAGTATGGTTAATCttgaaatttcattttaaaaaatgatttagttttttcccaaaaatctaaaaaataaaaaataaaaaattatggggGCTTAGGGCAAAAATGTCACACTTCGACCTCCTCCTAACTAGGTTAACTAACTTAAGGCCGGCAACCCACTAAATAAGCCTAAACTAATACACTACACTTAGACAATTTGGCTCATTGGCTTAAAACATATCTAAAACTTACgacttaataaaatttgaatcaaatgGCCTCTTAAACATGTTTTAGAGAGCAACCCTTAAAATTAGCAACGCTTATTCCTAATACAATTCACTAGAAATCAACTTGTCACTTGGAAGTAGTTTTGTCAACACCAAAATGGCTATGGTTTAAAATCGCGTTTTCCATAAAAATAACCTATATGCATTTCATTTTTGGCCATAACGTTTCTGACCTAAACCTAAAGTCCACATTCATGACTCATTTTAAGAATGTCTTCCACATCATTTAACAAAATATGGACTTGTAGTTTgagatcaaaataatttttagggttaaatagccTATACACCCTTGTGCTTTacgatctttattttttgccccctcagttttactttttatcaaatttggtacatgtggtatacgaaaagacgaaaatggtacctccgtccaaaattaacgtccagccacgtcatcctacaggtgtcggcgtacatgcgcgacacctgtccccgtgACACACTTTAGTACTGACgtggctaccattttttttttttttttttttaatgatttcttatatatatatatatatatatatatatatatatatatatatatatatatatatatatatatatatatatatatatatatatataataaaaaataaaataaaaaaatctggggtggctgccacccccattttggccaagggagtggctgagccaccctcaatgtaccatttatgatacttattcaaaccacaGGGAGCACATCATggaatttataaaaccacaggggtatatattggaaaaaaaaattgtgtttaagtaacaaacatctggtcattttttgggttatatcaattggccacgcatataattttgtgtttccaattgttacacattACTTTATTTGTGTATGAAGTATcatttgtgatataattacaaaattaaagtaccatttctggtacttattaaaactaCATGGGTcacatcatgaaatgtataaaaccacaaaggtatatattggaaaaaaaaaaaataaaaaaaataaattgtggttttaattttaagggtttttttttttaaaaaaaaaaaattctaggggtggcttggcccttgggggtggctgaaccacccctgtggcccACAGGGGTGGTTCGCTGTGGCccacaggggtggttcggccacccccaaactggCCGGTCTGGaggtggtcgagccacccccaggccaaatgtGGGTGGCCGAgagccaccccaagggccaaaatgagggtggccgaaaccacccccatttggcttgggggtggtcgagccacccccattaggcttgggggtggctcggccacctccAGACCGGCcagtttgggggtggttcggccacccccaagggccaaaacctaatttttttattttttttttatttttttttttttcactttggcccttgtgggtggccggccacccaaaaaatgaccaaatgtttgttacttaaacacaatttttttttttttttttttttctaatatatacccctgtggttttataaattccATGATGTGCTTCCTGTGGTTTAAATaagtatcataaatggtacattgagggtggctcagccactctCTTGGGCACGTCAACACTAAAGTGTGTcacggggacaggtgtcgcgcatgtacgccgacacctataggatgacgtggctggacattagttttggacggaaaattagacggaggtaccatttctgtcttttcatataccacatgtaccaaatttgataaaaagtaaaactgagagggcaaaaaataaaagtcgtaaagcacagggggcaaatatgtatttaaccctaatttttataagaaatcTTCTTTATTTGGGCCATTATgttattctaaaaaaattattttggaaaaagtacacataaccctttcaaactaccacatcattgtcaatgtaccccccaaactatcaattgtgtcaatctccccccttaaactaccagaaaatatcaatgtccccctaatgacaaaaatgcccttcataaaattattaaaataaaaaaaaaactaaaaaaattattaaaaatatataaaataacaaaaatttattccaaaaaaaaaattaaaactgttttttactttttttttcgtttttttttcttttaaaaaaaattgttctttttcgttttttttaatttaataaaaacaggttttttttttcattttttttaaaaaataaataaatttcagttattttttgttttttcgtttttttttctttaaaaaattttcgttttttaatttaataaaaactggtttttctttttattttttttttaaaaataaataaattgcagttattttttcttttaaaaaaattcttttttttttaatttaataaaaactggtttttcttttttctttttttttttcatttgtttttttattaaaataaatttcagttattttttgtttgctttttaaaaaaaaaaaattaaaaaatttgttcttttttttttttaaaaaaaaattcattttttatttaatttttttaaaatatttcttttttagttttttttttttttttttaagtttttaagttttaattttttgaatttgaggacatttttgtcttattaaaaaaaattagggtcatttttgtctttttgttggtcttaggggggacattgacattttttagtagtttaggagggacattgacacaattggtagtttaaggggtacattgacaattgagtggtagtttgaaggggttacgtgtacttttcccaattattttctaaaaacacCTCAGAATTAAAGAGGATGAATAAAAAACATAGAAAGAGAAGCGAGAGAAAAAGAGCTTTTGTTCACCtttaatttgttctctctctctctctctctctctctctctctgatctcttcCCAGGGACTTTCTCTCTTAGCGCATTCCTTGTCTCCCTCTTCTTTCTcgatctctctccctctccctatCAATTAATGTCTATTGAGCACAGAGACAGAAGATACGAGTTCAGAAGCTTCAACCCTCGTATTACCCATAAAGAAAATTGGAACAGAGCAAAAGAACTACCaagaaaacaaagcaaaaaacaatacaaaaaaccagaaaaaataagatttttcccTGTTCTTCCGCTGTGTGGAAATGGCAAGCAGAGAGATTTTCCATAAATCATCTAACAAACccatctctctatctctctctctctctctctctctctcttcacagCTTCTAGAGAAACATTGTAGATAGACGGAGGAAGGGCCATTTTCTCTGTgagaaaattatatgaaaaaaaccTTGGATCTTGCCCGAAGAGAGAGGGATTTCGGgtttcaaagagagagagaaattcataTAGACTTTAGGCCCCCCATTAAAGAGGCACCATACAAGCAATCAcgttataatattaatattcttTAACGATAAGAAGCATAATTTGTGAAAGAAAACCTTGCAATATAATAAACTTCAATTCATAAGAAAAACTATGGAAGAATGGATTTCTGATTTAAGAAAACGTGGCAATACAAGAATAAGTATGATTTATGGCAAGATAAGATTTATGGAATAAAATACGTtgacatttatttatatttgtgaTGACACAGGCATTCAGTGGGGGCCGGAGAaaagccaaagagaaatatttaCACTTTTACTTTCACACTTTTAAGTATACACTTTCTAGTGTGACAGTAAAATTCATCTTTAAATTTTAGATAATCCACTCTTAAATTTTGAGTTCAAAGGCAATTTTTAGTCTCACATAGAGAGTGTGAACTTAAAAATGTGAGATTAAAAGTGTATATATGGCACTTCTCAAAGccaaaacccaaacaaagaaaaaaaaaatccattacgGAAACAACACCTACACCCacgcatgcatatattataattttattgccAGAAAGAAAATGTCTAAGTAACAATGGATGCCACTTCAGGCACATCAACAGGAAACTCATCAATCTCCTCCATCCAAGGATTATGCTTCTCCTTTGCCGGATCAATGGTTCGCAATGCTCGCCACACAGCACTGTTGCACTTGAATCCTGACCCAAATGCAATCTGCCATGCCCGATCACCCCTCTTGATCCTCCCCTTGGCCTCACAGTAAGCCAGTTCATACCACAAAGAACTGCTAGAAGTGTTCCCAAACCTGTAAAGAGTCATCCTCGAGGGCTCCATATGCCATTTACTGAGCCCAAGGTTCTTCTCTAGCTCATCCAGCACCCCTCTCCCACCAGCATGTATGCAGAAATGCTCGAAAGCCAGTTTAAAGTCGGGAACATATTGTTTTATCTGCATTTTAAACGCCTTTCTCGCGACAAAATTCACGAAAAACAGAATTTGTTCAGACAGGGGCAGGACTAATGGCCCTAATGTCGTGATGTTTGTTTTAAGGGCTTCTCCAGCCACCGACAACAAGTGTTTGGAGAGTGCGATGCCAAGTTTTTTGTCAGTGTCTTCTTTTTGAAAAACGCAATCGTAACATTTGTCATCTGCGCCCTTGTGGGTGCGCAGAGTGTGAATGAGTTGATACTTTGAACGAAAGCGATCAGATAATCTGTTTGATAACAGGATCGCCGCTGCACCCAAGCGGAAGAGGCAGTTTGTGATGAGCATGGAGCGATTATTGCCGCCGTACCAATTGAGAGTCATGCTTTCCATACTCACTACAAGCGCGTACGAGTTGGGCTGCACCTGTCATGCACACAGTATATAAGAGTAGTTAATAATTAATCATttgaaatcattatttatttaaaaaatattaagtcaataagaaaataaatttaatcatgtaATTAACATTTTAACACTGAACACCATTACCGACTTTGGTTAGACCCGACCAGAATAAAACAAGCTTACAGTTAGAATATATatggtattttctatattaattttgatatattttttcttataggTATTTATAATTAGGATTTGATTACTCAGttatacttttttatatatataaataaaccaTGTGAACAGTTACATAATTAAGtcattcaaaaaaacaaaaatgtaattaatcTTGTCATGCTCTTTCCAATAATAAACGTCCGTAGATGTTTGAGGCTAAACCACCTcgaatttttcttattttccattCGTCTGCTTTAGCTTTTCAAACTTATCATATTTtgtatattaaataatttttttattttattttatttttataaaaaacacTACACtttcaacaaatattttataactTATGTATCAACTCTCACTTATTTGGCAtgcataaaaaattatatatattcttatgaAGTCAAAGATAATTTCTGACGATTAAGGACTTTTCTAGGACCTTTAGGGAATATTttactctctcttttcttttcttttctttttttctttttttttttcttttattttttatttttttataggataGGGAATACTCTACTTGAAAAGCATTTTCTGAGAACACGATAAGATCGAGTCAACATATTAATGACTTTTTGATATTTCCAACGAAAATATATACAATTACTTTAAAGGATGTAGGTGATCTTTCCTAGGAGTGAAGAGTTTGATAAACAATTTtgtcgtgtatatatatatatatatttgtttaaataggaataaaaaaaataaaataagataaaaccaGACTAAAAGGGATGGTTTCTCTTGATCGAGCTCTTTCTTGCATGTAGCCTTCCTACTTACTCCTCACAAGTAGTCTCCATTATGGGTTATATTCTTGTGCCActgtttcttattttttcttaataaattcttaattttatatatattatacacaCTATTTAGTAGAATGTACGTTTTAAGATTGtcatattattgaaataatAACCTGACCGTAAATATCAgctatttggttttttttttaacaagtatcGATTCAAATACTGATTTTTACTATCGCGTCATTAAATTGTATAGCTAGCAATCATTTAACAGTATTCTAAATAgcatttcttatatattaaaaaataaaaaaaataataataataatagtaaaaaaaaaaaacatttgtgaAAGTACCTGTCTGCATCGCAAGTAGTAGGCAAAAACATTCATTCGTCTATTCTAGACTACTCtaaacacaagaaaaaaaaagttcaaaaaatatATCCAATCTTTGGATAAAGCTTTATACAAACCTGTAACAAGCGTTTTGCCAGGTCAATGGAAATAAGTCCAGCACTGCAGCCCATCCCACCAAGGCTATAGCTCAAAACATTCCCCCTGAGCTTGTAGCGGTTGACGACCATGGCTGACAAGGACGGCGTAGGATTGAACAAGCTACAATTCACAACAAGAATCCCTATATCCTTAACATTTACCTTCGTTTTTGCAAACAGTTGGTCGATAGCTCCAAACATTATCATCTCTGCCTCCTTCTTAGCCTCCTCAAAGGTCAGGTTGGCTGGGACTTGCAGCAAGGATTTTGGTGCATAAGTCTTTTGGCCATGCCCTGATCTCTCCATAATCTTCCTTTGAAACTCTAAACTTTCTTGCGAGAAACTCCCGGATTGCTTAGACCTTTCCAGGAAAGTTTCTTTGCTACACAAATGAGCTGGAGGGGGCTTGTAACATGCGAAATTCAGCAGATAAACTTGTCTGGGACAAGCCACGAAGTAAAGGGTTGCAAGGAAAACCGTGAGCACAGTGCATAGTGTGATTGATATGAGATTGAGCTTAAGATGGTTCAACAAATGGACGAAATCTTCGACAGAAAGATGAGCCGAAGCTACAATGAGCGGCACAAGAAAGAGATACATGGCGTTGGAGATTAAGTAGTGGTAACCAAGCTTCACGTACTTGAGCTTTACAGAATTCGATTCATTATTTCCTAGGAtttgatctttcttctcaaACCCCATTAATACTGTTGAATACAAAATCTTTGTTCTTTGTTAATAATGAACACAAAAGAACGAAAATCCAAAAGAGTTATAAGCTAAATATAGGAGGCCAGGAAATGGCGAGTAAAGCAAATTACTTGAAGAAATAAAGCCTGCATGCACCACTT contains these protein-coding regions:
- the LOC133875430 gene encoding 3-ketoacyl-CoA synthase 11-like, whose amino-acid sequence is MGFEKKDQILGNNESNSVKLKYVKLGYHYLISNAMYLFLVPLIVASAHLSVEDFVHLLNHLKLNLISITLCTVLTVFLATLYFVACPRQVYLLNFACYKPPPAHLCSKETFLERSKQSGSFSQESLEFQRKIMERSGHGQKTYAPKSLLQVPANLTFEEAKKEAEMIMFGAIDQLFAKTKVNVKDIGILVVNCSLFNPTPSLSAMVVNRYKLRGNVLSYSLGGMGCSAGLISIDLAKRLLQVQPNSYALVVSMESMTLNWYGGNNRSMLITNCLFRLGAAAILLSNRLSDRFRSKYQLIHTLRTHKGADDKCYDCVFQKEDTDKKLGIALSKHLLSVAGEALKTNITTLGPLVLPLSEQILFFVNFVARKAFKMQIKQYVPDFKLAFEHFCIHAGGRGVLDELEKNLGLSKWHMEPSRMTLYRFGNTSSSSLWYELAYCEAKGRIKRGDRAWQIAFGSGFKCNSAVWRALRTIDPAKEKHNPWMEEIDEFPVDVPEVASIVT